A genome region from Dolichospermum compactum NIES-806 includes the following:
- a CDS encoding dihydroorotate dehydrogenase-like protein translates to MNLTTTYLGLELKSPLVPSASPLSEDIDNIKLMEDAGAGAVVMHSLFEEQLNLEKSALHHHLSYGTESFAEALTYFPNIANFRVGPEEYLDHIRKAKEKVDIPIIASLNGSSVGGWTEYGKLMQEAGASALELNIYYVPTDPDLSSHDIEQNYLDILTSVKAAVTIPVAVKLSPYFTNTANIAKRLDHAGADGLVLFNRFYQPDINLENLEVEPHVLLSTPQAMRLPLRWIAILYGHIQGSLAATSGIHNAHDVIKMLMVGANVTMLCSILLREGINHIQCLEKDLREWMKIHEYESVKQMQGSMSQLKCPNPSAFERAQYMKALQTYNPDLGRVYTPS, encoded by the coding sequence ATGAACTTAACTACCACATATTTAGGTTTAGAATTAAAATCTCCCTTAGTTCCCTCCGCGTCTCCACTTTCAGAAGACATTGATAATATTAAACTAATGGAAGATGCAGGTGCAGGTGCTGTTGTTATGCACTCACTATTTGAAGAACAATTAAACTTAGAAAAATCCGCACTTCATCATCATTTAAGCTATGGTACAGAAAGTTTTGCAGAAGCTTTAACCTATTTCCCAAACATCGCTAATTTCCGAGTCGGACCAGAAGAATATTTAGATCATATTCGCAAAGCTAAAGAAAAAGTGGATATTCCCATTATTGCTAGTTTGAATGGTTCTTCCGTTGGTGGTTGGACTGAATATGGTAAACTCATGCAAGAAGCAGGAGCATCAGCACTAGAATTAAATATTTACTATGTTCCTACAGATCCAGATTTAAGTAGTCACGATATCGAGCAAAATTATCTTGATATTCTCACATCTGTTAAAGCCGCCGTTACTATTCCTGTAGCCGTAAAACTCAGTCCTTACTTTACTAATACTGCGAATATTGCTAAACGTTTAGATCATGCCGGGGCTGATGGATTAGTATTATTTAATCGGTTTTATCAACCAGATATTAACTTAGAAAATTTAGAAGTTGAACCTCATGTACTTTTAAGTACCCCCCAAGCTATGCGTTTACCCCTGCGCTGGATAGCCATTCTCTATGGTCATATTCAGGGTAGTTTAGCTGCAACTAGCGGTATTCATAATGCCCATGATGTGATCAAAATGTTAATGGTAGGCGCAAATGTAACTATGTTATGTTCAATATTATTACGGGAAGGTATTAACCATATTCAGTGTTTAGAAAAAGACCTCCGGGAATGGATGAAAATACATGAATATGAATCTGTCAAGCAAATGCAAGGTAGCATGAGCCAGTTAAAATGTCCTAATCCTAGTGCTTTTGAACGCGCTCAATATATGAAAGCTTTGCAAACTTATAATCCAGATTTGGGTAGAGTTTATACACCATCTTAG
- a CDS encoding HetP family heterocyst commitment protein has product MNYQASSAQNDFHSAITPEQFNHIIEAIADGRYSWACVLILRCIDYNPIHYIPQRTYSRLIKENRQSPGTASKQKADI; this is encoded by the coding sequence ATGAACTATCAAGCTTCTTCTGCTCAGAACGATTTTCATAGTGCCATCACTCCCGAACAGTTCAATCATATCATTGAAGCTATTGCTGATGGACGGTATTCTTGGGCTTGTGTACTGATTTTACGTTGTATTGATTACAATCCCATTCACTATATTCCTCAACGGACTTACAGCCGATTAATTAAAGAAAACCGTCAAAGTCCTGGAACAGCTAGTAAACAAAAAGCAGATATTTGA
- a CDS encoding ATP-dependent 6-phosphofructokinase, with translation MKKRIGILTSGGDCPGLNCVIRAAVSHATRTFNWQVVGIPYATQGLLERKTVPLSIHGWDLRGIDPLLNMGGTILGSINKGDTLAHADEILAGYEAIALDALIIVGGDGSLEIIHQLAVLGHWNLIAIPKTIDHDVAFTEHSIGFDTAVNTIVDAINRLIFTAASHDRVMIIEVMGRNAGHLALHSGIAGGADVILIPEVPYTIQGICNHLTELREQWQKKFAIIVVAEGISVCTEDANNPSTCTTAKCGQGQYIAEKIANCSHHLIDTRVSVLGHIQRGGIPSALDRLTATMFGKVAIDLIAQNQYDQMLAWQNGKVVTFPIQDVIDKNPSLVDPQGDLVQTARSLGIYIGE, from the coding sequence ATGAAAAAACGTATCGGTATTCTTACCAGTGGTGGTGATTGTCCTGGTCTAAATTGTGTGATTCGCGCGGCTGTGAGTCATGCCACACGGACTTTTAATTGGCAGGTAGTGGGTATCCCTTACGCTACCCAAGGGTTGCTAGAACGGAAAACAGTGCCGTTAAGTATACATGGTTGGGATTTACGCGGGATTGACCCTTTGCTAAATATGGGGGGAACGATTTTAGGTAGTATTAACAAAGGGGATACTTTAGCTCATGCTGATGAAATATTAGCGGGCTATGAGGCGATCGCTTTAGATGCTTTAATTATTGTGGGTGGAGATGGTAGTTTAGAGATTATTCATCAATTAGCAGTTTTAGGTCATTGGAATTTAATTGCTATTCCCAAAACCATTGATCATGATGTCGCTTTTACAGAACATTCAATCGGCTTTGATACGGCAGTTAATACCATTGTTGATGCCATTAACCGACTCATATTTACCGCTGCTAGTCATGACCGCGTGATGATTATCGAAGTTATGGGACGCAACGCCGGACACCTAGCTTTACACTCAGGAATTGCCGGCGGTGCTGATGTGATTTTAATTCCCGAAGTCCCCTATACTATTCAGGGAATATGTAATCATCTGACCGAATTACGCGAACAGTGGCAAAAAAAATTCGCCATTATAGTTGTTGCTGAAGGTATATCTGTTTGTACAGAAGATGCCAATAATCCTTCTACTTGCACAACTGCTAAATGTGGTCAAGGTCAATATATTGCCGAAAAAATTGCCAATTGTAGTCATCACCTGATTGATACCAGAGTTTCTGTATTAGGACATATTCAACGCGGAGGTATTCCCTCAGCTTTAGACCGTCTCACAGCCACCATGTTTGGTAAAGTTGCCATTGATTTAATTGCCCAAAATCAATACGATCAAATGTTAGCTTGGCAAAATGGCAAAGTTGTTACTTTCCCCATTCAAGATGTTATAGATAAAAATCCCTCTCTTGTTGATCCTCAAGGTGATTTAGTTCAAACCGCTCGATCTTTAGGCATATATATTGGTGAATAA
- the nifJ gene encoding pyruvate:ferredoxin (flavodoxin) oxidoreductase → MKPFATIDGNEAVAKVVYQLNEVIAIYPITPSSPMAEWSDTWMSEGKPNIWGTVPAVVQLQSEGGVAGAVHGALQTGSLTTTFTASQGLMLMLPNMYKIAGELTPTVFHIAARSLAAQSLSIFGDHSDVMAARTTGFAMLCAASVQEAHDFALISTKATLLSRIPYLHFFDGFRTSHEVNKVEILTTEDLQKFIPIELVIAHRSRALTPDHPVLRGTAQNPDVYFQARETVNSFYSACPDITQQVMDEFAQNIGRKYQLFDYHGHPAAEKIIILMGSGCETVHETVDYLNQQGEKVGVIKVRLYRPFDTQRFIDSLPQTIRKIAVLDRTKEPGAIGEPLYVDVITAIQEANPKSKIQNLKLIVGGRYGLSSKEFTPAMVKVVFDNLDLETPKNHFTVGINDDVTHTSLAYNPEFNIEADNIVRAIFYGLGADGTVGANKNSIKIIGEETDNYAQGYFVYDSKKSGSVTVSHLRFGDQPIHSTYLITKANFVACHQWDFIEKFPILKDIIPGGTFLLNSHYDRNEVWDKLPTTMQTEIINKNLKFYVINAYKVAREAGMGGHINIVMQVCFFAVSGVLPREEAIDEIKKSIRKTYGKKGEELVQMNMQAVDKTLENLHEIRERGTGNREQENTQISPILNNAPAFIRDVLGKMIVREGDDLPVSALPVDGTYPTGTSKWEKRNIAEEIPVWDADVCIQCGKCVMVCPHSVIRAKVYAPEELENAPTTFKSANAKEHDWHDLKFTIQVAAEDCTGCGICVDVCPAKNKAEPRKKAINMAAQKLLREQERENWDFFLNLPNPDRRNLKLNHINQQQMQEPLFEFSGACAGCGETPYIKLVTQLFGDRMIVANATGCSSIYGGNLPTTPWTKNAAGRGPAWSNSLFEDNAEFGLGFRVSIDKQAEFAAYLLQQLAPQIGETLVTDILNAEQKDESDIYSQRERVSILKEKLDEMLNNVETLHGKSLPKNDITNLKSKIQNLQSLVDYLVKKSVWIIGGDGWAYDIGYGGLDHVIASGRNLNILVLDTEVYSNTGGQMSKSTPKGAVAKFAAGGKPSTKKDLGLIAMTYGNVYVASVAMGAKDEQTLKTFLEAEAYEGPSLIIAYSHCIAHGINMSTAMQNQKAAVDSGRWLLYRYHPDRIKQGENPLQLDSRTPRIPIENSMYMENRFKMLTKINPETAKELLKEAQLDVNTRWQMYQYLAARKLQ, encoded by the coding sequence ATGAAACCCTTTGCAACTATAGATGGTAATGAAGCTGTGGCTAAAGTCGTTTACCAATTAAACGAAGTTATTGCCATTTACCCGATTACACCATCTTCACCGATGGCGGAATGGTCTGATACTTGGATGAGTGAGGGAAAACCGAACATTTGGGGAACTGTTCCTGCGGTGGTGCAGTTGCAGAGTGAAGGGGGGGTTGCAGGTGCTGTGCATGGGGCTTTACAAACTGGTTCACTGACAACAACCTTTACAGCATCTCAGGGGTTAATGTTGATGCTACCAAATATGTACAAAATTGCCGGTGAACTTACACCTACAGTATTTCATATTGCGGCGCGATCGCTTGCAGCCCAATCCCTCTCCATTTTCGGAGATCATAGTGATGTCATGGCCGCAAGAACCACAGGTTTTGCCATGTTATGCGCTGCTTCTGTGCAAGAAGCCCATGATTTTGCCCTAATTTCCACAAAAGCAACTTTATTATCTCGGATACCTTACTTACACTTTTTTGATGGTTTTCGCACTTCCCACGAAGTCAATAAAGTAGAAATATTAACAACTGAAGACTTACAAAAATTTATTCCCATAGAGTTAGTAATTGCCCATCGTTCACGGGCTTTAACACCTGATCATCCGGTATTACGAGGAACAGCCCAAAACCCTGATGTTTATTTTCAAGCCAGGGAAACAGTAAACTCTTTTTATTCAGCTTGTCCAGATATTACTCAACAGGTAATGGATGAATTTGCCCAAAATATAGGGAGAAAATATCAACTATTTGATTATCATGGACATCCAGCAGCAGAAAAAATAATTATTCTCATGGGTTCTGGTTGTGAAACAGTTCATGAAACCGTAGATTATCTCAATCAACAAGGTGAAAAAGTCGGAGTTATCAAAGTTAGATTATATCGTCCCTTTGATACCCAAAGATTTATTGATTCTCTTCCCCAAACTATTCGCAAAATTGCTGTTTTAGATAGAACAAAAGAACCAGGGGCAATTGGTGAACCTTTATATGTAGATGTAATCACTGCAATTCAAGAAGCAAATCCAAAATCCAAAATCCAAAATCTAAAATTGATTGTGGGGGGAAGATATGGTTTATCTTCTAAAGAATTTACACCAGCAATGGTAAAAGTGGTATTTGATAATTTGGATTTAGAAACACCAAAAAATCATTTTACTGTCGGGATTAATGATGATGTTACCCATACCAGTTTAGCATATAATCCCGAATTTAACATTGAAGCTGACAATATAGTTAGGGCAATTTTTTATGGTTTAGGTGCAGATGGTACAGTGGGGGCAAATAAAAACTCAATTAAAATTATTGGCGAAGAAACAGATAATTATGCCCAAGGTTATTTCGTTTACGATTCTAAAAAATCTGGTTCTGTCACAGTCTCTCATTTACGCTTTGGTGATCAACCAATACATTCTACCTATTTAATTACTAAAGCTAACTTTGTCGCTTGTCACCAATGGGATTTTATCGAGAAATTCCCGATATTGAAAGATATTATTCCTGGTGGCACTTTTTTACTAAATTCACATTATGACAGAAATGAAGTGTGGGATAAATTACCTACCACCATGCAAACAGAGATAATTAACAAAAATCTCAAATTCTATGTCATTAATGCCTATAAAGTCGCCCGTGAAGCGGGAATGGGTGGACATATTAACATCGTTATGCAGGTTTGTTTCTTTGCTGTTTCTGGTGTTTTACCAAGAGAAGAAGCTATAGATGAAATTAAAAAATCTATTCGTAAAACCTACGGTAAAAAAGGCGAAGAACTTGTACAAATGAATATGCAAGCAGTTGATAAAACCTTAGAAAATCTTCATGAAATTAGGGAACGGGGAACGGGGAACAGGGAACAAGAAAATACTCAAATTTCACCTATCCTCAATAATGCACCTGCTTTTATTCGTGATGTATTAGGGAAAATGATAGTCCGTGAAGGTGATGATTTACCTGTAAGTGCATTACCTGTAGATGGTACATATCCCACAGGAACATCTAAATGGGAAAAACGCAACATTGCTGAAGAAATTCCGGTGTGGGATGCTGACGTTTGTATTCAATGTGGTAAATGTGTGATGGTGTGTCCTCATAGTGTCATTCGCGCTAAGGTATATGCACCAGAAGAATTAGAAAATGCCCCAACAACTTTTAAAAGTGCAAATGCCAAAGAACATGATTGGCATGATTTAAAGTTTACCATTCAAGTAGCAGCAGAAGATTGTACAGGTTGTGGTATTTGTGTTGATGTTTGTCCCGCCAAAAATAAAGCCGAACCGCGCAAAAAAGCCATTAATATGGCAGCGCAAAAACTATTGCGAGAACAAGAACGAGAAAACTGGGATTTCTTCTTAAATCTGCCTAACCCAGATAGACGGAATTTAAAGTTAAATCATATTAATCAACAACAAATGCAAGAACCGTTGTTTGAGTTTTCTGGTGCTTGTGCTGGATGTGGAGAAACACCTTATATTAAACTTGTAACACAATTATTTGGCGATCGCATGATCGTTGCCAACGCCACCGGTTGTTCCTCTATCTATGGTGGTAACTTACCCACCACACCTTGGACAAAAAATGCCGCAGGTAGAGGTCCTGCTTGGTCTAACAGTCTATTTGAAGATAACGCCGAATTTGGCTTAGGTTTCCGGGTTTCCATAGACAAACAAGCCGAATTTGCCGCTTATTTACTCCAACAACTTGCACCCCAAATAGGTGAAACCCTAGTCACAGATATCCTCAACGCTGAACAAAAAGACGAATCGGATATTTACTCTCAACGAGAACGAGTTTCTATCCTGAAAGAAAAACTAGATGAAATGTTAAATAATGTAGAGACGTTACATGGAAAGTCTCTACCAAAAAATGATATAACAAATCTAAAATCCAAAATCCAAAATCTTCAATCCCTCGTTGATTATTTAGTGAAAAAAAGTGTTTGGATCATTGGTGGCGACGGTTGGGCATATGATATTGGTTACGGTGGATTAGATCATGTAATCGCTAGTGGCCGCAACCTTAATATTCTCGTATTAGACACAGAAGTTTACTCTAATACTGGCGGTCAAATGTCCAAATCTACCCCTAAAGGTGCAGTAGCAAAATTCGCCGCAGGTGGTAAACCCTCAACTAAAAAAGACTTAGGTTTAATCGCTATGACCTACGGTAACGTTTATGTTGCTAGTGTAGCAATGGGCGCAAAAGATGAACAAACCCTGAAAACTTTCTTAGAAGCCGAAGCTTACGAAGGTCCATCATTAATTATTGCCTACAGCCATTGTATTGCTCACGGTATCAACATGAGTACAGCCATGCAAAACCAAAAAGCCGCTGTAGACTCTGGACGCTGGTTATTATATCGCTATCACCCCGACCGCATTAAACAGGGAGAAAACCCCCTACAACTCGATTCTCGCACCCCTCGCATACCAATAGAAAATTCCATGTACATGGAAAACCGTTTTAAAATGTTAACCAAAATTAACCCAGAAACAGCAAAAGAACTCCTCAAAGAAGCCCAACTCGATGTTAACACCCGTTGGCAAATGTACCAATATTTAGCCGCCAGAAAATTACAATAA
- a CDS encoding PAS domain S-box protein, with amino-acid sequence MKVVTEVFIDQIKPLNPLVDGLNEKLIDLPSLHQIIDYSPVTISHDSYVMDALNLMNQVTVNHPTQEAKDYVLVVEGKKLQGIFTIKDVLRVVASNTNLSAMKMADVMNRPPITLKKSDYEHILTVLALLKQHGIQHLPIVDDEENLIGIVHEKDLLQSLNIEKIVGVLEALQENCADSHTKHTAINQELEVIRWQTYNYLQQWVKEEVADSVEINLQLQETLEELQIAEEELRQQNEQLIYSREITEAERQRYQNLFEFAPNGYLVTDSLGIIQQANYAAASLLSVRQNHLTGKPLVVYIAEQNRSQFVSQLKKLQHLQEWEINFQPRKGVLFYASVRVNPISDSEGKQTGLLWSITDISDSKKLEAALRQDSDVLETRVKERTAELVIANERLQQEIVEREQIQESLQESEARLTLALEAGKIGIWDWQIQINETLWSPNLGLMYGLPIDTLSPNCEEFLKLIYPEDRERFQKCVSASIEKKVDFVCEYRIVGGDSSLTWLSSRGKVYCNENGEPMRMIGTTRDISERKATEQQISEQAALLDIATDAIFVRDFQAQILFWNQGAEKIYGWKSQEVLDKNPRDIFYDSTSHEQEIIPLKTVVRLGSWQGELRKRTQSNQLIIVQSRWTLMLDTDGQPKSILTVDTDITEKKQLEEQFARAQQMEIHAKRMESIGTLAGGIAHNINNHLTPILGYAQLLKSKSSLDKDNCLQMLTTIEANAKKGAALVRQLLSFAKGVEIQYTIIQISDLIRDTIQIAKETFSFPQSITFFTDIPPKLWTVSGDKNELEQVLINLMVNAGHAMPNGGNLSISAENLYISEEMRRINHYAAVGNYIVITVEDTGTGMPPEILERIFEPFFTTKDIGKGTGLGLSTVLGTIKSHKGFINVDSEVGKGSKFKVFLPSVNQEVIALEPDYLEMYPGRGELILVVDDEPQVLEVTKNILESYNYQTITAKNGMEAIAIYARYKQQIRVVLMDMMMPEMDGSSAISNLKKINPQVKIIACSGRNIQNMLEPSNENQVPAILLKPYTNQELLETLSYVLKESGVRKKEERRKKKEE; translated from the coding sequence ATGAAAGTAGTTACAGAAGTATTTATTGATCAAATAAAGCCATTAAACCCATTAGTTGATGGACTGAATGAGAAGTTAATTGATTTACCTAGTTTACATCAAATTATTGATTATTCTCCTGTAACTATTAGTCATGATAGTTATGTGATGGATGCTCTTAACTTGATGAACCAGGTTACAGTTAATCATCCAACCCAAGAAGCAAAAGACTATGTTTTGGTGGTAGAGGGTAAGAAATTACAAGGAATTTTTACAATTAAGGATGTATTGAGGGTAGTTGCTTCAAATACTAACCTATCAGCGATGAAAATGGCGGATGTGATGAATCGGCCACCAATTACCCTAAAAAAATCAGATTATGAGCATATTTTGACCGTGTTGGCACTTTTAAAGCAGCATGGTATTCAACATTTACCTATAGTAGATGATGAAGAAAACTTAATCGGTATTGTCCATGAAAAAGACTTATTACAAAGCTTAAATATAGAAAAAATAGTGGGTGTGCTTGAGGCATTACAGGAAAATTGTGCAGATTCTCATACAAAACACACAGCAATTAATCAAGAATTAGAAGTAATTCGCTGGCAAACTTATAATTATTTACAACAATGGGTGAAAGAAGAGGTTGCTGATAGTGTAGAAATTAATCTGCAACTTCAAGAAACCTTAGAAGAATTGCAAATTGCAGAAGAAGAACTGCGGCAACAAAATGAACAATTGATCTATTCTCGTGAAATTACTGAAGCAGAAAGACAGCGTTATCAAAATTTATTTGAATTTGCACCTAATGGTTATTTAGTAACTGATAGTTTAGGTATAATTCAACAGGCTAATTATGCAGCAGCATCCTTATTATCTGTACGTCAAAATCATCTGACTGGCAAGCCGTTAGTGGTGTATATTGCTGAACAAAACCGCTCTCAATTCGTATCCCAGTTAAAAAAATTGCAGCATTTACAGGAATGGGAAATAAATTTCCAGCCTCGCAAAGGTGTGTTATTTTATGCCAGTGTGAGAGTAAATCCTATATCTGATAGTGAAGGTAAGCAAACTGGGTTATTGTGGTCAATAACTGATATTAGCGATAGCAAGAAATTAGAGGCAGCCCTCCGTCAAGATAGCGATGTTTTGGAAACCAGAGTAAAAGAACGCACGGCAGAATTAGTGATTGCTAATGAGCGATTGCAACAGGAAATCGTGGAACGGGAACAGATTCAAGAGTCTTTACAAGAAAGTGAAGCTCGACTCACATTGGCATTGGAAGCAGGTAAAATTGGGATTTGGGATTGGCAGATCCAAATCAATGAAACTCTCTGGTCTCCTAATTTGGGTTTAATGTATGGTTTACCTATTGATACTTTATCTCCTAATTGTGAAGAATTTCTCAAGTTAATCTATCCTGAAGACCGTGAGCGGTTTCAAAAATGTGTGAGTGCCTCTATTGAGAAAAAAGTTGATTTTGTCTGTGAGTATCGGATAGTTGGTGGTGATAGTAGTCTAACTTGGTTGAGTTCTAGAGGAAAAGTTTACTGTAATGAAAATGGTGAACCGATGCGGATGATTGGTACTACTAGAGATATTTCTGAACGGAAGGCAACTGAACAGCAAATCTCTGAACAAGCTGCCCTTTTAGATATTGCAACTGATGCAATTTTCGTCCGTGATTTTCAAGCCCAGATTCTTTTTTGGAATCAGGGTGCAGAGAAGATATATGGGTGGAAAAGTCAGGAGGTTTTAGACAAGAATCCCAGGGATATTTTTTATGATTCAACTTCCCATGAGCAAGAGATCATTCCTCTGAAAACTGTAGTGAGATTGGGAAGTTGGCAGGGTGAATTACGCAAACGGACACAATCAAATCAACTAATTATTGTTCAAAGTCGTTGGACATTGATGTTAGATACTGATGGACAGCCTAAATCTATTCTCACGGTAGATACTGATATTACTGAGAAGAAACAACTAGAAGAGCAGTTTGCCCGCGCTCAACAAATGGAAATTCATGCTAAGAGAATGGAAAGTATTGGAACTTTAGCTGGTGGGATTGCTCACAATATCAATAATCATTTAACACCGATTTTAGGATATGCTCAATTGCTTAAAAGTAAATCTTCGTTAGATAAAGATAATTGTTTGCAAATGTTAACAACTATTGAGGCTAATGCTAAAAAAGGGGCAGCTTTGGTAAGACAACTTTTATCTTTTGCGAAGGGCGTAGAGATTCAATATACAATTATTCAGATTAGTGATTTGATTAGGGATACTATTCAGATAGCTAAGGAAACATTTTCTTTTCCCCAATCTATCACATTTTTCACCGATATCCCGCCAAAATTATGGACGGTATCTGGGGATAAGAATGAACTGGAACAAGTATTAATTAACTTAATGGTTAATGCTGGTCATGCTATGCCTAATGGTGGCAATCTGTCTATTTCTGCGGAAAATTTGTATATTAGTGAAGAGATGAGACGGATAAATCATTATGCTGCTGTGGGGAATTATATTGTGATTACCGTGGAAGATACGGGGACGGGGATGCCACCGGAAATATTAGAAAGAATATTTGAGCCATTTTTTACTACTAAGGATATTGGCAAGGGAACAGGATTAGGACTATCAACAGTGCTAGGAACGATTAAAAGTCACAAGGGTTTTATTAATGTTGATAGTGAAGTGGGGAAAGGCAGTAAATTTAAAGTATTTTTACCATCGGTAAATCAGGAAGTTATCGCTTTAGAACCGGATTATCTGGAAATGTATCCAGGACGGGGAGAGTTAATTTTGGTGGTAGATGATGAACCCCAAGTGCTGGAAGTTACGAAAAATATTTTAGAAAGTTACAATTATCAAACTATTACTGCTAAAAATGGGATGGAGGCGATCGCTATTTATGCACGGTACAAACAGCAAATTAGAGTAGTGTTGATGGATATGATGATGCCAGAAATGGATGGAAGTTCTGCTATCTCCAATTTGAAAAAAATTAATCCTCAAGTCAAAATAATTGCTTGTAGTGGACGCAATATCCAAAATATGCTGGAACCAAGTAATGAAAATCAAGTTCCTGCGATTTTATTAAAACCCTACACTAATCAAGAATTACTGGAAACATTGAGTTATGTACTCAAGGAATCAGGAGTCAGGAAGAAAGAAGAAAGAAGAAAGAAGAAAGAAGAATAA